AATACTTGTTTGAAAGAGTTTTTAATTTGTTTTAACCAGGAAGGTGTTTTTCTATAATTTTCTGCTGCTTCGGAACAATTTCTGCATATTTCGGGCAAATGACAGCAATCCTCCATATTTAATCCTTCACGAATCATTTGAAGACGGGGAGTATTCCATATCTCTATTATTGATTTTTCATTCAGGTCGCCTAAAATAACTGTTCGCATCCAATCCACACAGCATAAAACCACTTTACCATTAAAAAGAATACACATATCACGGGTTGGACGAATACAGCCTCTTCTCAAATGCATCTCGGGAGTATTGGATAATTCCAGCACATTAGAAATATTTCCACCTCGATTTTCGAGAGACGACAAAACAAGACGGATACCGTGTTTGCTCCAGATTTTTTTCATTTCATCAATTTCTTTTTCATTTTTAGATGTAACTATTGTAGATACTCTAAAATCCATATCGGAATGCTTCTTTTTTAACAAGTTGGAGAAATTTACAATATTTTCAATAACAGGTTTTGCTGGATAACCCATAAGTTGTTGGTTAACATCATCATTTAAGGATTGTAAGCTTACTTTCAATCGTTTCAATCCACTATCAATAAGCCTTTCTCCCATTTCATTAGTTAGTCGTGTTCCGTTGCTTACGACCAATGTTGTTACCTTAGGCATTTTTTGATGAATGTATTGAATAAGTTCCGGTAATCGTTCATCCAGCAGTGGTTCATTTTGTAAATAGGGCATAATCCGATGTGGTTTTAATAGTGTTAATTGGTCAATAATGGAGCAAAACAATTCTTTCGGCATTCTTCCTGTTGGAAGGTGTGCCTGTATAAATTGTTCATTGGGACAAAATACACAACGGCCGTTGCAACCTGTTTGTGTTTGTATCTGTATTCTTTGAGGAATGACCATTTTTTATCCGTTATTTCTTTTGTTATACTTTCATTAAAAAGTATTTTACTTGAAAGTATAAACGAAACTCGAACAAAGATGAAACGATATATCGTTTTTATACTACTAAACTCTTTATTGTTCTTCTCTTGCTGTGATAACAGAAAACCTGTTGAAGGGGAACTTCCAAACCCTCCTTCTACATCGGAAGGACAAATAAATGATGAAGGAGAAGGAAATTCAATTCCTCCACAGGAAGGAGAAGGAGAATTGCCAATCCCATCAACATTCTGGCCTTCCCAACATCCTTTTACTCTAACTTATCGCATTGTTTCTAAATACCCACATGATAGTTCTGCATTTACGCAAGGTCTAATATGGGATAGTGGTGTGCTTTATGAAAGCACCGGATTATACGAACAATCATCGATACGAATTGTAGATTTAGAAACAGGGGTTCCATTACTCACAAAAAGTTTACCCCAAGAATACAATGGACAGATTTTTAACAGAGTTTTTGGGGAAGGAATAGCAATTATTGACGATTTGCTGTATCAAATAACATGGAAAGAAGGGATATGTTTTGTTTATTCTCGAGATAAACTCGAACTGCAAAAAGGTTTTTTTTATAACGGAGAGGGCTGGGGACTTACTTATGATGGCAAGTATTTAATTATGTCAGATGGGTCAGCATATATTTCCTTTCGTGAGCCTGAAACTTTCAAAATAGTAAAAACAATCCTTGTTCAGGATAGAGGAATTCCTATCACCCAACTAAATGAACTCGAATTTATAGACGGTTATCTTTGTGCAAATGTTTGGTATAAGGATTTTATTGTAGTAATTAATCCTGAGACAGGAGATGTGGTAGGAAAAATAGACTTATATGGGCTAAAAAATCAGTTATTAAACCCTAATCAGGCAGATGTATTAAATGGAGTGGCATTTCGTAATGATAATAATCATCTGTTGGTAACGGGAAAATATTGGGATACCCTTTTTGAGATTGAGTTATTACTCAAAGACACAACTCGTTAAAGCATTTAATCACAAAAGCCTATTATTAAAACACTTTCCCAGGGAATAAGTTTCGGAGATAAATTTTTTAATACCTCTTCTTGCATTTTAATAAGCCCTTCATTAAATTCATCTTCCGGGATAAGCCGTAATGTTGAAATAAATTTTGATTTAACCTTTTGCAGATATTCTTCGGATAACCAATCCCTGACGGATATGTAATATTCCTGACGGATATTATAAAAACCCGATTTTTTGAGTATCTCTATAATTTGTTCTTCTCTAGGAAAACGCTGACTATCTATTTTAGAAAAACTGGGGAAAAATTGATTTAAAGGATGATTTTTTATGAAATGATGAGGAGCAGAGACAAAAAATACCCAACCTCTTTTTAATACCCTTCTACACTCTGTTAACATTTGTGGAATGTTGTTTAGTAGATGTAAAACATAAACCCCCGCAATACCATCAAAAGCATTATCACAACATGGGATATTTTGTATATCCGCACGAACCCAAGTTGCAGGGAGATTTTTTTCATACGCTTTTTTTAGCATATTTACAGAAATATCAAGTCCTACACAATTTCCTCTCCAATGTTGGGATAATTGATAAAAAAGATTTCCTGTTCCACAACCCAAATCCAGTAAAGCTTCTGTTTTAAACTGTTTTAAGAGGGATATTGCTGTAAAAAGGTAAGGGGCACTTCCCGTACGGAATTGGTCGTATTGATCAGCACAACTATCGAATAAGTTCATGAAAAAAGATTATGAGCGTTCATGTGTAATGTGTTTTTCTATAAAACCAGAAACTTCTTCCATTGGTAAACGAACTTGTGTCATTGCATCGCGTTCACGAATAGTTACAGTTCCATCTTCTTTCGTTTGGAAATCAACCGTAATACAGAAAGGAGTCCCTACCTCATCCATACGGCGATATCTCCGCCCAATAGCCCCGGAATCATCATAGAAAGTAACGAATTTCTTTCGTAATTTCTTTTCGAGGTCCATAGCAATTTCCGCAAGTCCATGCTTTTTCACCAATGGAAATACGCCTGCTTTAATAGGGGATAATCGCGGATGAAGTCTTAATACTACTCTAAGTTCCCCTTCTACCATTTCCTCATCGTAGGCATCGCAAAGAACCGCAAGGATAGTTCTATCAACACCTGCGGATGGTTCTATAACAGTAGGAATATATCGCTCATTTTTTTCTACATCGAAATACGAAAGGTCCTTTTTAGAATAGTTGGAATGTTGCGTTAAATCATATCTACCTCGATTAGCTAACCCCTGAAGTTCGCCCCATCCAAAAGGAAATTCATATTCAATATCTACTGTTCTCTTGGAATAATGGGCTAATGACTCTTTCGGA
Above is a genomic segment from Candidatus Hydrogenedens sp. containing:
- a CDS encoding radical SAM protein gives rise to the protein MVIPQRIQIQTQTGCNGRCVFCPNEQFIQAHLPTGRMPKELFCSIIDQLTLLKPHRIMPYLQNEPLLDERLPELIQYIHQKMPKVTTLVVSNGTRLTNEMGERLIDSGLKRLKVSLQSLNDDVNQQLMGYPAKPVIENIVNFSNLLKKKHSDMDFRVSTIVTSKNEKEIDEMKKIWSKHGIRLVLSSLENRGGNISNVLELSNTPEMHLRRGCIRPTRDMCILFNGKVVLCCVDWMRTVILGDLNEKSIIEIWNTPRLQMIREGLNMEDCCHLPEICRNCSEAAENYRKTPSWLKQIKNSFKQVFQNLTQ
- a CDS encoding glutaminyl-peptide cyclotransferase; amino-acid sequence: MKRYIVFILLNSLLFFSCCDNRKPVEGELPNPPSTSEGQINDEGEGNSIPPQEGEGELPIPSTFWPSQHPFTLTYRIVSKYPHDSSAFTQGLIWDSGVLYESTGLYEQSSIRIVDLETGVPLLTKSLPQEYNGQIFNRVFGEGIAIIDDLLYQITWKEGICFVYSRDKLELQKGFFYNGEGWGLTYDGKYLIMSDGSAYISFREPETFKIVKTILVQDRGIPITQLNELEFIDGYLCANVWYKDFIVVINPETGDVVGKIDLYGLKNQLLNPNQADVLNGVAFRNDNNHLLVTGKYWDTLFEIELLLKDTTR
- a CDS encoding methyltransferase domain-containing protein codes for the protein MNLFDSCADQYDQFRTGSAPYLFTAISLLKQFKTEALLDLGCGTGNLFYQLSQHWRGNCVGLDISVNMLKKAYEKNLPATWVRADIQNIPCCDNAFDGIAGVYVLHLLNNIPQMLTECRRVLKRGWVFFVSAPHHFIKNHPLNQFFPSFSKIDSQRFPREEQIIEILKKSGFYNIRQEYYISVRDWLSEEYLQKVKSKFISTLRLIPEDEFNEGLIKMQEEVLKNLSPKLIPWESVLIIGFCD